In a genomic window of Streptomyces noursei ATCC 11455:
- a CDS encoding barstar family protein, with protein sequence MWHTLVPEDRHAWLSVALWSRVYRHRGEPDAPAGRTFTLEGRQVVDEDSFCCALGEAVNGPGGYFGWNLSALDDCLRGGWGAAPPFTVDWQHAAEARARLAEPVPTGEGETTTLFDLLLEILEEHGVQVILR encoded by the coding sequence ATGTGGCACACGCTCGTCCCCGAAGACAGGCATGCCTGGCTGTCCGTCGCGTTGTGGTCGCGGGTGTATCGGCATCGGGGCGAGCCGGACGCGCCCGCCGGCCGGACATTCACCCTGGAAGGCCGCCAGGTCGTCGACGAGGACAGCTTCTGCTGCGCGCTCGGTGAGGCCGTCAACGGGCCTGGTGGGTACTTCGGTTGGAACCTGTCTGCCCTCGACGACTGCCTGCGGGGCGGCTGGGGCGCCGCACCCCCGTTCACGGTGGACTGGCAGCACGCGGCCGAGGCCAGGGCACGACTGGCGGAGCCCGTCCCCACCGGCGAGGGCGAGACAACGACCCTGTTCGACCTGCTCCTGGAAATCCTCGAAGAGCACGGAGTCCAAGTCATCCTCCGATGA
- a CDS encoding SigE family RNA polymerase sigma factor, whose amino-acid sequence MRQGRAEACAEFAVARAGHLYRAACLLTAGDTHLAEDLVQETLGRVYVHWGRVSRAENPAAYAQTVLTRAFLAHHRRRSSTERTMDVLPDRADAAGGDAVLRLTLLDALGRLPAKDRAVVVLRYWEDRSIAETADVLNASQAAVRTRCVRALGRLRDLLGEDIGAYAHP is encoded by the coding sequence ATGAGGCAGGGCCGCGCGGAGGCGTGCGCGGAGTTCGCGGTGGCGCGGGCCGGACACCTGTACCGGGCCGCATGTCTGCTCACGGCGGGCGACACGCATCTTGCGGAGGACCTGGTGCAGGAGACGCTGGGTCGGGTGTACGTCCACTGGGGGCGGGTCAGTCGGGCCGAGAATCCCGCCGCGTACGCACAGACCGTGCTGACCCGGGCGTTTCTCGCCCACCATCGGCGGCGCAGCAGCACCGAGCGAACCATGGACGTGTTGCCCGACCGGGCCGACGCGGCGGGCGGGGACGCAGTCCTGCGGCTCACGCTGCTGGACGCGCTCGGCCGGTTGCCCGCGAAGGACCGGGCGGTGGTCGTCCTGCGCTACTGGGAGGACCGGTCCATTGCGGAGACCGCCGATGTGCTCAACGCCAGTCAGGCCGCCGTACGCACGCGGTGCGTACGCGCCCTCGGACGGCTACGGGACCTGCTGGGCGAGGACATCGGGGCGTATGCCCACCCCTGA